TTTGCCACCATTGCGCGATATTATTGCTGAAAACGGTGAAGTGGTTGCATTGATTAAACCTCAATTTGAAGCCGGACGGGAAAATGTTGGGAAGCATGGGATTGTGCGTGACCAATCGGTTCATAAGATGGTCTTAACAGATATCATCGCTTTCGCTGTTAAAAGTGGTTACACTGTTGAAAATCTTGATTTTTCACCAATTAAAGGTGGAGAAGGTAATATTGAATTTTTAGTACATTTACGGGCAACGCAAACACCAAGCATTACGCCAGGGGTAGATATTGAAGCCACCCAACTTGCTGCTTATGACCAATTGAACCGTAAGGATATGCCAAATAAAGAGGTCTAGCTATGAAAAAAAGTGAACGGCACCGTTTGATTCGGCAGTTAATTATGCAGCAGACATTTTCGCGACAGGAAGAACTAGTTAGCGCGTTGGAAGTTGCTACTGATGAAAAATTTACCCAAGCAACAATTAGTCGAGACGTTAAAGAAATGCACCTGGTTAAGGCACGGATTAGCGATGGAACATATCGTTATGAAGTTTCTCAAGCCGGTGAAATGCTTGGAGAAAGTCGGTTGTCGCGGCTATTACGTAATAACATCCAGTCAATGGCGGTTCAAAATTCAATGATTATGCTGCAAGTTGTCCCAGGGTCTGGGGCGGTATTGGGAAACTTGTTGGATACGATGGCTTATGACGATGTCTTCGGCACGCTCAGTGATGATGCTAAAGTCATGATTTTCATGAAAGACGGGCGCGATGGACGTCGATTTGCTGCCAAACTACGTGATTTATTGTAATTAATAAGGATGATAACCGGGCATCTTTAAGCATTGTAAATAATAAGGAGGTGCAGTGATGCTGCGCGAACTTTCAATTGATAATTTCGCTATTATTCCACACTTGAATGTTGATTTTAGCACTGGAATGACGGTACTTTCTGGTGAAACTGGAGCCGGTAAATCAATAATTATTGATGCCGTGGGCTTATTAGCTGGCGGTCGTGGCTCACAAGAATTTATTCGGACGGGGAGTGATAAAGCTATTTTGCAAGCAGCTTTTGAACTCAATCAAGAAAATAATTTGACCCTCCAAATGCTTGATCAGTTGGGGATTGAACATAGTGATGGTCAGCTGATATTGCAACGTGAAATTCAACGCAGTGGTCGCAATGTCATCCGAATTAATGGTATTTTGGCTAATTTAGCAACGTTAAAACAAGTTGGCGAAACGTTAGTCGATATTCATGGGCAAAACGAACACCAAGAACTGATGCAGCCTGAAAAACATCTCGGTATGTTGGATGAATACGCAACTAAGCAAATCAGCGCATTACTGAGCGCATATCAAGCCAAATATCAGGCCTACCAAAAAGTATTAGCAGCGGTAAAAAAGAAGCAAGCTAACGAACAAGAATGGGCGCAACGGTTAGATATGCTGAAATTCCAAGTTGAAGAGTTGGAAAATGCAGAACTGGTAGCTGGTGAAGAAGCTGAATTGATGGCGGAACGGGATCGTTTGAATAACTTTCAAAAAATCGTTGAGGCGCTTGAAGCAACCAATGCGAATTTGAATGGGGATGAAGATCAAGGCGCTTTGGACAGTGTTGGTGAAGCAATGAATGTGATGCAATCAATTGAGAACATTGACGACCAATACCGTGAAATAAGTGAAGCGATTGCTAGTGCATTTTATGCTTTACAAGAAGCTGCTAATGACGCTGTGCGCCAAAGTGATTTACTTGAATACGATGAAGGCCGACTAAACGAAATCGAAACGCGGCTTGAACAACTCCACCAATTAGAACGCAAGTATGGTGATTCAGTAGAAGTTATGATGACCTATCTAGATAAAATTAAGCAAGAATATCTGGAAATGCAGACTGCTAATGCCGATGGCTCGGAGTTGGAACAACAATTAGCAACATTGACGGCTGATTTACAGCAAGCGGGTCAGAAACTTTCACAAGTAAGACAAACACAAGGTGAAAAGCTAGCCGGTGCAATTCATGAACAACTTAAAGATTTGTACATGGATAAAGCAGTCTTCTCCGTTTATTTTAAGCCAACAACTAATTTCTTTCCTACAGGAATAGATGACGTTGAATTTTATATTCAAACTAATCCTGGTGAAGATGCCAAACCACTAGCCAAGATTGCTTCTGGTGGTGAGTTATCACGAATGATGCTGGCAATGAAAACTATTTTTGCCCAATCACAAGGGATTACCGCCATCATTTTTGATGAAGTGGATACAGGGGTGTCAGGTCGCGTTGCACAAGCAATTGCGGAAAAGATTGCCGATATAGCTAGCTACTCGCAAGTTCTAACTATTACACATTTACCACAAGTTGCGGCAATGGCTGATCAACACTTCTTTATTGAAAAGAAAATCATCGGAAAACGTACTGAAACATCACTGACCGTACTTGAAGATGATCAACGAGCACAAGAAATTGCGCGGATGTTGAGTGGGACTGAAGTGACAGAATTAGCACTGGCTAATGCGGAAGAACTATTAAAATTAGCACGCGCGCGAAAGGAATCTCACCATGCATAAATTAGTAGCAATGTTCAAATTGGAACCAATGGTTAAGTTAAATGACCTCTGGCGCGTGGCATACCGTAATGGTTACGATAAGCCACGGATTTTAAAACGGATGTCAATGTATGAAATGCTATGGTTTGTGGTTTGGGCGACATTTACCTTTTTAACAATTAAGGGTGATTTAGCGTATTTTGGAATGGCCATGTTGATTGCATGGCTTTGGTGGTTCTACTATGGACCAATCGTTTCGATTATTGATACTGATTCTGGCAGAATTCGGCGGCTATCACGCAAGGACTACCGTCAGTATCGCTTGCAGTTCCGAGGCAAGGTTGCGTTTCCAACTTATGAAGAAGTTGGTATTAGTCCAGAAGAAAAAATCCCCAACCGTAAAAACTAGCGATTATCAACGTTTTCGTCGTTATGTCTAAGACCGTTTGCCGGTGGTCATGCAGGTATAGCCACGGGAGGCGCGTGCGTGCTACATTAACTAGTGCGAATCGCAAAAGGTACAATTATGGGAATAGATGTGGTATACTAATTCCTGTTAGCAAAAGAGTTTAAGATTTCTTTTGATAGAAAGCTTGACTTTGGCGCCTAAATATTATATGATATTTTCTGTTGAGAAAACAAAGCAGGAGCACCCGCTTCTCGCCTCAGTGATAAATACGTCGCTAGGCTAGATATTCTTAAAACCATGATGAATGATTTTATGAGCGGGTTTACGTATAGCAATGTACGTGAACCCTCTTTTGTTTTCAAGCAAATAAACTTTTGGAGGACAAAGCCATAGCACAAGCTCGACCACAACAAGATTTGGTAAATGACAAGATTCGCGCACGTGAAGTTCGGTTGATCACAGATGATGGTGACAAGGGTGTTTTACCTACGTCAGAAGCATTACAAATGGCAATCAATCAAGATATGGACTTAGTATTGGTACAAGCCACTGCTAAGCCACCTGTTGCGAAGATCATGGACTACGGTAAGTTCAAGTTCGACGCACAAAAACGTCAACGTGAAGCTCGCAAGAATCAAAAAATTGTGACTGTCAAAGAAGTACGTCTTTCACCAGTGATTGATGAAAATGACTTCAACACCCGTTTGAAGGCAGCGATTAAGTTCTTGGGTCAAGGTAACAAAGTTAAAGCGTCAATTCGCTTTAAGGGACGTGCCATCACCCACAAAGAAATTGGTCGTGCGGTCTTAGATCGGTTGGCTGAAGCCACTAAAGATATCGCCAAGGTTGAACAACGCGCTAAGATGGACGGTCGTAGCATGTTCTTGGTTCTTGCGCCAAAAGAAAACAACAAGTAGAGTTGCGTCTACAAGTTAAAAAAGAAAGCTATTAAATTATTCGGAGGAATTCTATTATGCCTAAGCAAAAGACACACCGCGCTTCAGCAAAGCGTTTCAAGAAGACTGCCAACGGTGGCTTGAAGTCAGCTAATGCCTTCACTTCACACCGTTTCCACGGTAAGACTAAGAAGCAACGTCGTCAACTTCGTGGTACTTCAATGATGAACCACACTACTTTGAAGACATACAACAAGTTGCTCTCAAACATCTAATTTACTTTAGATAAAAAGTAGCTTTATAACGAAACGTAAAAAACATAGATATTCTAGGAGGAACTTCCCATGCGTGTTAAGGGTGGAACAGTGACGCGTGCTCGTCGCAAAAAAATGATCAAGTTGGCCAAGGGTTACCGTGGACAACGTCACATCAACTTTAAGGTTGCTAAGCAATCAGTAATGCAATCATACTACTATGCATTCCGCGATCGTAAGAAGACTAAGTCTAACTTCCGTAAGCTTTGGATTGCTCGTATCAACGCTGCTGCTCGTATGAACGGTTTGTCATACAGCAAGTTGATGCACGGTTTGACTCTTGCAGGTTCAACTTTGAACCGTAAGATGCTTGCTGACCTTGCAGTAACTGATGAAGCTTCATTTACCAAATTAGCTGACATGGCTAAGAAGGCACTTGAAACTAAGTAATTAGTATATGACTGAGAGTTGTGGTTAATGTTTTCATTAACCGCAGCTCTTTTCTTTTGCCATTAAACGATAGACCACAGTGGCATGGAAAAAACACTGACAATAGAACCCCAGTAATTCGATGATTGAAAAGTACGGAAACGACAAGCCACGCTAGAATAAATAGAACCAATACTTTCGCAACCGAGGGTGCCCACTTCATGCTAAAATAGTAGTTGAGTTGGACTTAATTAACCAAAAACTGGAATGGGGTATTTATTATGAGTAAAGAAACTGTTTTTGAAAACCTGAAAAATTTTGTGACCCGTGATTCACGTGTACGCGCGATTGGTACTACTACAACCGCTGCGGTTGATTTAGATGTAACTTTGTTTGTCACACAAATGAGTTTATTTAAAAATACAGACTGGTTGAACTTTCTCGGTGATTATAAATTTACTGAAACAAAGTTGAGTCAAGAAGACACTGAACCTGCTCATTTAAAAATGTTATTTGACGATGGTACTGAGGTTGTGCTCCACATTGCCCCAACTTTTGAAAAACGATTCTTTGTTAAAAATGCTCATAATCAAATATTAGCTGATAAGGATGCTGCGAAGTAATGTCACGTGATGATATTTGGCAGCAATTACAAGCTATCGTGACCGCTGACCCGCACATTCGAGCACTGGGACTTGAGGGTTCACTCAGCAACCCAATAAGCGTGGCTGATGAACGTAGTGATATTGATGCAACGGTATTTGTAGATGTGATGGCTCGCTTTAGTCCGGAGTGGTTTGATCAATTTGGCCCGGTTATTATTGTGCAGTCCTTCATGGATACTAGTCTTTTTCATGAGAGTGGTACAGCGTGGCAAGTGGAATTAATGCGTTTGCAAAACGGGGTACGCTTGGATTTAAAAATTGCACCAGTAGCGGACATTACTGAGTACTTGGCTAGCGATAGTCTAAATCAATTAGTATTGAATAAAGATGGTGAACTTGGCCGTCCTAGTTCTGAACGTGACTTTATCACAAATGAGCCCTCTGAGACTGAATTTAACGAAACGCTCAATGAATTTTATTGGCAAGCTGGTAATATCAGTAAGGGACTCAAACGGAAACAATTGATTTATGCCAATGAAATGTTCAATCAGCATTTACGCCCTGAAATGTTACGTGTTTTAGCTTGGCAGATTAGTCGCCAGTCGGATTGGGAAATCAATCTAGGATTTGAATATAAATATTTAGGCGCCTATATTGCGCTTAGCGACCTGCAAATGCTGAACGCGACTTATGTCCAAGATTCCATATCACACACTCATCACAGCCTGTATGTGGCATTAAAACTCATGGGACGCTTGGCGCGGACCTTTGCGGGACAGCAAAACTGGCAATTACCGGTATTTGTTGCTCGGGTCGAACAAGAACTCGGGGTGGCTGCTAGTGAAACCGATGAAAATAAACTATAATAGGTAAGATAACGTAATTAGAACAAAAGGACAGAAATTAATGCTAAATAAATTTGCCCCAACTTGGATGGTGGACGTTGCTTATAAGGTCACACCGGAACAGTTGAAAGCACACGGAATAAAAGCGGTGCTTTCAGACTTAGATAATACTTTGATTGCTTGGAATAACCCAGAGGGTACACCTGAGTTGCGCGCCTGGATGGACGCACTTGCGCAGGCTGAAATTCCATTGGTGGTAGTTTCAAACAACTCCCACGATCGAATTAGCCGGGCGGTAGCCCCACTAGGATTACAATTTGTTTCACGGGCATTTAAGCCATTAACACGTGGAATTAATCAAGCCGTCAAAGATCTCGGGTTAACAAAGGACGAAGTAGTCATGGTTGGTGATCAACTAATGACTGATATTTGGGCTTCTAACAATGCCGGCGTTCGCAGTATCTTAGTGAAGCCTTTGTTGGAAACTGATCAATGGAACACACGAATTAACCGTTTTATTGAAAAACCTGTTAAGAAGGGGATGCTTAAAGGCAACCCAGAATTGAAGTGGATGGATAATATTAATGACTGATGAAGAAATTCAAACTGCACTCGCTGAAGGCATTCACTGTATCGGCTGTGGTGCACTGATTCAAACAACTGAAAAAGGCGCTCTTGGTTTCACGCCAATGAGTGCATTGAAAAAAGGCTTAGAAGCTGAAGAAGTATATTGCCAACGTTGTTTCCGTTTGCGTCACTATAACGAAATCCAACCAGTTTCATTGACGGATGACGATTTCCGTCGTTTGCTTGGTCAAATCGCCGACACAGACTCATTGATTGTCTACGTCGTTGATATTTTTGACTTTACCGGTTCATTGATTCCTGGTTTACACCGTTTCGTCGGTAGCAATCCAGTGCTTTTGGTTGGTAACAAAGCCGACATTATGCCAAGTTCATTGAAGCGTACGAAATTGACGGATTGGATGCGTCAACAAGCGAATATCAATGGGATCCGTCCGGTTGATGTGACGCTAGTTTCTGCAAATAAAGCCCATGGTATCGATACGTTACTTGCCAAGATTGATAAGTACCGTAAGGGTCGTGACGTTTACGTGGTTGGGGTTACTAATGTTGGTAAATCAACATTGATTAACGAAATCATTAAGTCAAAAACTGGTATTCGTGACTTGATTACAACGTCACGTTTCCCTGGAACGACTTTGGACAAGATTGAAATTCCTTTCGATGATAATTCAAACATGATTGACACCCCAGGAATTATTCACCAAGATCAAATGGCGCATTATTTAAGTGCCAAGGAATTGAAATTTGTTTCACCACAAAAGGAAGTTAAACCAGCTATTTATCAATTAAATGAAGGCCAAACTTTATTCCTAGCTGGCTTGGCACGTTTTGATTTTGTGCAAGGTGAACGCAATTCATTTATTGGTTATTTTGAAAATAACTTAATGATTCACCGGACGAAGTTGGAAAATGCCGATGCGTTTTATGCTAAGCATGTCGGTGAATTATTAGCCCCACCAACTAGTGATGAAGTGACCGAATTCCCTGAACTACAACGTCATGAATTCCGGACAACTGTTAAGTCTGACATTATCTTTAATGGCCTCGGTTGGGTGACAGTTCCAGCTAACGTAACAGTTGCTGGTTGGGCACCTAAGGGCGTTTCTGTGATGGTTCGTGCCGCAATGGTTTAATCATTGCGTTTTAAAATTGAAAGAGAGTATTAATAAAATATGTCTGATTTACGTGGAAAACAAAAACACTATTTACGTGCCCAAGCGCACAACATGACTCCAATTTTCTCAGTTGGTAAGAATGGTTTATCAAAAATTTGGTTGGATCAATTAACGGATGCAATTGAAAAACGCGAACTTTTTAAGATTTCAATTCAACAAACGGCTGATGTCGATGTTGATGATGTGAAGAAGTATGTGGAAAATAATTCACGGATTGAAATTGTACAAACAATTGGTCGGACGCTCGTCTTGTACAAGCGTTCTGACAATCCAGAAAATCGTGAATTTTCAACCGAAGTAGAAGCAATCTAGTTTAGATTGCGATGTTTGTACCTCCGAACTGTGATTCAGAAAGATTAATATAATCGGACGGCAAATTAGGAGAGCAGATTGCATGAAATGGGGTGAGCCTGTGTTAACGACTGTCTTAGATAAAAAATCAGCGACGCAAGTATTAACTGAAATGACCATTAACCAGCCAAAGAAGCGTGTTGGAATTATGGGTGGAACTTTTAATCCGATTCACAATGGGCATTTAATTATGGCTGATCAAGTGGGTACTCAGTTAGGCTTAGACAAAGTATTATTTATGCCTAATGCTACGCCGCCACATGTTGATCTAAAAAAAGCAATTGATGGTCGTACGCGGGCGCGGTTAATTCGCCGGGCAATCACGGGTAATCCGCTGTTTGACTTAGAGACTTTAGAGTTACAACGGGGCGGAAAAAGCTATTCATACAACACGCTGTTAGCATTGACGCAACTACACCCGGATGTGGAATATTATTTTATCATTGGGGCAGATGAGGTTGAATATTTGCCAACTTGGTATCGCATTGATGACTTATTGCAATTGACGACTTTTGTCGCGGTGAAGCGTAAGGGGCATGAACAATTATCACGGTACCCAGTAATTTGGGTGGACTCACCAATGATTGAAATTTCCTCAACAGACATTCGCCGGCGCATCAAATACGGTCAATCAATTCGTTACTTGGTACCAGAAGCTGTTGAAGATTACATTAAGGAGCATAAGTTATATCAAGATGACAAAAAAGATTGAGTATTCTAACCGCTATTTTGCGGGAAATCATGAAGCATTAGTTGCTAAATTACGTGGCGCTTTATCGGATTTTCGTTTTGAACATGTGCTCCGTGTAGAAGCTAAAGCCCTAGAATTTGCTGAACATTTAGGTGTTAAGGATTTTGAACAAGTTTCTGTGGCGGCGTTAGTGCACGACTATGCTAAGGAACGATCAGCTGAGGAGTTTCAACAGGTGATTGTCGCTAAACATCTTGATCCTGATTTATTAAATTGGGGGAATGCTATCTGGCATGGTGTTGTTGGCGCAGAAATGATTCACGATGAGTTACAGGTGACAGACGAAGACATTTTAAATGCTGTTCGCCGCCACACGACTGGGGATGTGTTTATGACAACTTTAGACAAAATTATTTACATGGCTGACTACATTGAAGACGGACGGGATTTCCCGGGTGTTGATGAAGTACGGGAAGTTACTTTTAATAATATTGACGAAGGTGTTGCATGGCAGACCGGTCATACGTTAAACTACTTAATGGCGAAACAAGCGTTGATTTACCCAAAAACTATTTTGACGTACAATGCTTGGGTCGCACAAAAATAAATTTAGAGAAAATAATTGTGATATTGCGCTGACTGAAAGTTAATCAATTTTGCGATTAGAGGAAGATACACCATGGATTCAAAACAAATGTTAGAAATCGCCGTTAAAGCTGCCGACGACAAGCGCGCTGAAAATATCGTAGCCCTTGATGTTCAATCAGTTTCACTTTTATCAGATTACTTTGTAATTATGAACGCACCATCAAAGCGTCAAGTGAAGGCGATTGTTGACGAAATTGAAGACAAGATGAATGAAAACGGCGTGTTCGTTAAGCAAATCGAAGGTAAAGCCGAAGGTACTTGGGTATTGATGGACTTTACTGACATTATTATTCACGTCTTTGACGAAGAAACACGTGATCACTACAACTTGGAAAAGCTTTGGGGCGATGCACCTTATGCAGACGTTTCAGCTTACATCACTGAGGGCTAGTAATCATGGCTAACTACCAAACTTTCGCCAAGTTATACGATGACTTGTTCGATAGTGAAATGTACTTGCAATGGCGTGATTACGTATTAGCGCAAGTGCCTAACAAGGATGGTGAGTTGCTGGAATTAGCTGGTGGTGCTGGTCGTTTGGCCGTATTACTTGCTAAGGAAGGTTACCATGTGTCAGTTTTTGACCTGTCACCAGAAATGTTGGCGTTGGCAATGAAGCACGCGCAAGAAGCTAATGTTGAGTTGCCTTTGATTGAAGGGGACATGACAGAATGGTCAGACCTACCTAATAAGTATGCGACGATTACTTCGTTTGCAGATTCATTTAATTACTTGCCAAATGAAGCTGCAATGCAAGCGACATTCCAACAAGTTTATGATCATTTGGAAACGGACGGTCAATTCTTGTTTGATGTCATTTCACCATATCAGACGGATGAAGTGTATCCAGGTTATATGTATAACTGGCATGATGATGAAACGGCCTTTATGTGGTCATCATTTGAAGATGATCAGCCACACTCAGTTGAACACGAATTAACATTCTTCGTCTACCAAGAGGATATTGACGGCTACCGTCAAATCCAAGAATTCCACCACGAACGCACGTATGAGTTGCCTGTTTACCAACAATTGTTGGCCAACGTTGGTTTCAAGAATGTGCAAGTAACGGCAGAATTTGGTACCGAAGCAGTTAATGAAACAACGACGCGTTGGTTCTTTAGTGCTACTAAGTAAAAACTTTGAAAAGGCTCAAGTCATTTGTGGCTTGAGCCTTTTGTACATATTTAACAAAA
This is a stretch of genomic DNA from Periweissella cryptocerci. It encodes these proteins:
- a CDS encoding arginine repressor; this translates as MKKSERHRLIRQLIMQQTFSRQEELVSALEVATDEKFTQATISRDVKEMHLVKARISDGTYRYEVSQAGEMLGESRLSRLLRNNIQSMAVQNSMIMLQVVPGSGAVLGNLLDTMAYDDVFGTLSDDAKVMIFMKDGRDGRRFAAKLRDLL
- the recN gene encoding DNA repair protein RecN produces the protein MLRELSIDNFAIIPHLNVDFSTGMTVLSGETGAGKSIIIDAVGLLAGGRGSQEFIRTGSDKAILQAAFELNQENNLTLQMLDQLGIEHSDGQLILQREIQRSGRNVIRINGILANLATLKQVGETLVDIHGQNEHQELMQPEKHLGMLDEYATKQISALLSAYQAKYQAYQKVLAAVKKKQANEQEWAQRLDMLKFQVEELENAELVAGEEAELMAERDRLNNFQKIVEALEATNANLNGDEDQGALDSVGEAMNVMQSIENIDDQYREISEAIASAFYALQEAANDAVRQSDLLEYDEGRLNEIETRLEQLHQLERKYGDSVEVMMTYLDKIKQEYLEMQTANADGSELEQQLATLTADLQQAGQKLSQVRQTQGEKLAGAIHEQLKDLYMDKAVFSVYFKPTTNFFPTGIDDVEFYIQTNPGEDAKPLAKIASGGELSRMMLAMKTIFAQSQGITAIIFDEVDTGVSGRVAQAIAEKIADIASYSQVLTITHLPQVAAMADQHFFIEKKIIGKRTETSLTVLEDDQRAQEIARMLSGTEVTELALANAEELLKLARARKESHHA
- the infC gene encoding translation initiation factor IF-3 codes for the protein MVNDKIRAREVRLITDDGDKGVLPTSEALQMAINQDMDLVLVQATAKPPVAKIMDYGKFKFDAQKRQREARKNQKIVTVKEVRLSPVIDENDFNTRLKAAIKFLGQGNKVKASIRFKGRAITHKEIGRAVLDRLAEATKDIAKVEQRAKMDGRSMFLVLAPKENNK
- the rpmI gene encoding 50S ribosomal protein L35, translated to MPKQKTHRASAKRFKKTANGGLKSANAFTSHRFHGKTKKQRRQLRGTSMMNHTTLKTYNKLLSNI
- the rplT gene encoding 50S ribosomal protein L20 — its product is MRVKGGTVTRARRKKMIKLAKGYRGQRHINFKVAKQSVMQSYYYAFRDRKKTKSNFRKLWIARINAAARMNGLSYSKLMHGLTLAGSTLNRKMLADLAVTDEASFTKLADMAKKALETK
- a CDS encoding aminoglycoside 6-adenylyltransferase codes for the protein MSKETVFENLKNFVTRDSRVRAIGTTTTAAVDLDVTLFVTQMSLFKNTDWLNFLGDYKFTETKLSQEDTEPAHLKMLFDDGTEVVLHIAPTFEKRFFVKNAHNQILADKDAAK
- a CDS encoding aminoglycoside 6-adenylyltransferase, with product MSRDDIWQQLQAIVTADPHIRALGLEGSLSNPISVADERSDIDATVFVDVMARFSPEWFDQFGPVIIVQSFMDTSLFHESGTAWQVELMRLQNGVRLDLKIAPVADITEYLASDSLNQLVLNKDGELGRPSSERDFITNEPSETEFNETLNEFYWQAGNISKGLKRKQLIYANEMFNQHLRPEMLRVLAWQISRQSDWEINLGFEYKYLGAYIALSDLQMLNATYVQDSISHTHHSLYVALKLMGRLARTFAGQQNWQLPVFVARVEQELGVAASETDENKL
- a CDS encoding YqeG family HAD IIIA-type phosphatase encodes the protein MLNKFAPTWMVDVAYKVTPEQLKAHGIKAVLSDLDNTLIAWNNPEGTPELRAWMDALAQAEIPLVVVSNNSHDRISRAVAPLGLQFVSRAFKPLTRGINQAVKDLGLTKDEVVMVGDQLMTDIWASNNAGVRSILVKPLLETDQWNTRINRFIEKPVKKGMLKGNPELKWMDNIND
- the yqeH gene encoding ribosome biogenesis GTPase YqeH → MTDEEIQTALAEGIHCIGCGALIQTTEKGALGFTPMSALKKGLEAEEVYCQRCFRLRHYNEIQPVSLTDDDFRRLLGQIADTDSLIVYVVDIFDFTGSLIPGLHRFVGSNPVLLVGNKADIMPSSLKRTKLTDWMRQQANINGIRPVDVTLVSANKAHGIDTLLAKIDKYRKGRDVYVVGVTNVGKSTLINEIIKSKTGIRDLITTSRFPGTTLDKIEIPFDDNSNMIDTPGIIHQDQMAHYLSAKELKFVSPQKEVKPAIYQLNEGQTLFLAGLARFDFVQGERNSFIGYFENNLMIHRTKLENADAFYAKHVGELLAPPTSDEVTEFPELQRHEFRTTVKSDIIFNGLGWVTVPANVTVAGWAPKGVSVMVRAAMV
- a CDS encoding YhbY family RNA-binding protein gives rise to the protein MSDLRGKQKHYLRAQAHNMTPIFSVGKNGLSKIWLDQLTDAIEKRELFKISIQQTADVDVDDVKKYVENNSRIEIVQTIGRTLVLYKRSDNPENREFSTEVEAI
- a CDS encoding nicotinate-nucleotide adenylyltransferase, whose product is MKWGEPVLTTVLDKKSATQVLTEMTINQPKKRVGIMGGTFNPIHNGHLIMADQVGTQLGLDKVLFMPNATPPHVDLKKAIDGRTRARLIRRAITGNPLFDLETLELQRGGKSYSYNTLLALTQLHPDVEYYFIIGADEVEYLPTWYRIDDLLQLTTFVAVKRKGHEQLSRYPVIWVDSPMIEISSTDIRRRIKYGQSIRYLVPEAVEDYIKEHKLYQDDKKD
- the yqeK gene encoding bis(5'-nucleosyl)-tetraphosphatase (symmetrical) YqeK, which translates into the protein MTKKIEYSNRYFAGNHEALVAKLRGALSDFRFEHVLRVEAKALEFAEHLGVKDFEQVSVAALVHDYAKERSAEEFQQVIVAKHLDPDLLNWGNAIWHGVVGAEMIHDELQVTDEDILNAVRRHTTGDVFMTTLDKIIYMADYIEDGRDFPGVDEVREVTFNNIDEGVAWQTGHTLNYLMAKQALIYPKTILTYNAWVAQK
- the rsfS gene encoding ribosome silencing factor, translating into MDSKQMLEIAVKAADDKRAENIVALDVQSVSLLSDYFVIMNAPSKRQVKAIVDEIEDKMNENGVFVKQIEGKAEGTWVLMDFTDIIIHVFDEETRDHYNLEKLWGDAPYADVSAYITEG
- a CDS encoding class I SAM-dependent DNA methyltransferase is translated as MANYQTFAKLYDDLFDSEMYLQWRDYVLAQVPNKDGELLELAGGAGRLAVLLAKEGYHVSVFDLSPEMLALAMKHAQEANVELPLIEGDMTEWSDLPNKYATITSFADSFNYLPNEAAMQATFQQVYDHLETDGQFLFDVISPYQTDEVYPGYMYNWHDDETAFMWSSFEDDQPHSVEHELTFFVYQEDIDGYRQIQEFHHERTYELPVYQQLLANVGFKNVQVTAEFGTEAVNETTTRWFFSATK